One part of the Mycolicibacterium aromaticivorans JS19b1 = JCM 16368 genome encodes these proteins:
- a CDS encoding alpha,alpha-trehalose-phosphate synthase (UDP-forming) codes for MSGGKDAARSGDSDFVVVANRLPIDMERLPDGSMTWKRSPGGLVTALEPLLRRQRGAWIGWPGIVDGPEEPIVEDDMQLVPVRLSAEDVAEYYEGFSNATLWPLYHDVIVKPIYHREWWDRYVEVNRRFAEATSRAAAEGATVWVQDYQLQLVPKMLRTLRPDLTIGFFLHIPFPPVELFMQMPWRTEIIEGLLGADLVGFHLPGGAQNFLFLSRRLVGANTSRASVGVRSRFGEVQLGFRTVKVGAFPISIDSAELDSKARNRDVRKRAKELRAELGNPRKILLGVDRLDYTKGIDVRLRAFSELLAEGRAKRDDTVLVQLATPSRERVESYRVLRNEIEQQVGHINGEYGEVGHPVVHYIHRPVPREELIAFFVASDVMLVTPLRDGMNLVAKEYVACRSDLGGALVLSEFTGAAAELRQAYLTNPHDLEGVKDTIEAALNQTAEEGRRRMRALRRQVLAHDVDRWARSFLDALAGKPVTGEA; via the coding sequence GTGTCCGGGGGCAAGGACGCCGCCCGCTCCGGAGATTCAGATTTCGTGGTGGTCGCCAACCGGCTGCCGATCGACATGGAGCGGCTGCCCGACGGCAGCATGACGTGGAAACGCAGCCCGGGTGGTCTGGTCACCGCACTGGAGCCATTGCTGCGTCGTCAGCGCGGTGCGTGGATCGGCTGGCCGGGCATTGTCGACGGCCCCGAGGAACCCATCGTCGAGGACGACATGCAGCTCGTGCCGGTGCGACTGTCCGCCGAGGATGTCGCCGAGTACTACGAGGGTTTCTCCAACGCCACCCTGTGGCCGCTGTATCACGATGTGATCGTCAAGCCGATCTACCACCGGGAGTGGTGGGATCGCTACGTCGAGGTCAACCGGCGCTTCGCCGAGGCCACATCGCGGGCCGCCGCCGAAGGCGCCACGGTCTGGGTTCAGGACTACCAGCTTCAACTGGTGCCCAAGATGCTGCGGACGCTGCGCCCCGATCTGACCATCGGGTTCTTCCTGCACATTCCGTTCCCGCCGGTGGAACTGTTCATGCAGATGCCGTGGCGCACCGAGATCATCGAAGGTCTGCTGGGCGCCGATCTCGTCGGTTTCCATCTGCCCGGTGGCGCCCAGAACTTCCTGTTTCTGTCACGAAGGCTGGTCGGTGCCAACACGTCTCGGGCATCGGTTGGGGTGCGGTCCCGGTTCGGCGAAGTGCAGTTGGGCTTCCGCACGGTGAAGGTCGGCGCGTTTCCCATCTCGATCGATTCCGCCGAATTGGACAGCAAGGCGCGTAACCGCGACGTTCGTAAGCGAGCGAAGGAACTTCGCGCCGAGCTCGGCAACCCCCGCAAGATCCTGCTCGGCGTGGATCGGCTCGACTACACCAAGGGCATCGACGTTCGGCTCAGGGCGTTTTCGGAGTTGCTTGCCGAGGGACGCGCGAAGCGCGACGACACCGTACTGGTGCAGCTCGCCACCCCAAGCCGCGAGCGGGTCGAGAGTTATCGGGTGCTGCGCAACGAGATCGAGCAGCAGGTCGGCCACATCAACGGTGAATACGGTGAAGTCGGCCATCCCGTCGTGCATTACATCCACCGGCCGGTACCGCGTGAGGAATTGATCGCGTTCTTCGTGGCGTCCGACGTCATGTTGGTGACTCCGCTGCGCGACGGCATGAACCTGGTCGCCAAGGAGTACGTCGCCTGCCGCAGTGATCTCGGCGGCGCCCTGGTCTTGAGTGAATTCACCGGCGCCGCAGCGGAACTCCGCCAGGCTTACCTGACCAACCCGCACGATCTCGAGGGCGTCAAGGACACCATCGAAGCCGCGCTCAACCAGACTGCCGAGGAGGGTCGGCGGCGGATGCGGGCGCTACGGCGGCAGGTGCTGGCCCACGACGTCGATCGCTGGGCGCGGTCCTTCCTGGACGCGCTCGCAGGTAAGCCCGTCACCGGCGAGGCGTGA
- the fadD17 gene encoding long-chain-fatty-acid--CoA ligase FadD17, with translation MNQPTVTDLLARLADVDDRGIHADDGSYSTWRQHIQDAADLAAACKARLDPAKPPHVGVLLGNTPFFSSLLVAAAMSGLVPVGLNPTRRGEALARDIETADCQLVLADGDLDTYGAGFAPEGTAVIDVGSPEWADELARFRGSPISFAPSTFDDLFMLIFTSGTSGDPKAVRCTHEKVAVPGVMLSERFGLGPADTCYLSMPLFHSNAVMAGWAVAVAAGASIALRRKFSASQFIPDARRFNATYANYVGKPMSYILATPVRPDDADNPLRVVYGNEAAPRDIDRFAARFGVTVVDGFGSTEGGVNIARTPDTPEGALGPLPEGLEIVDVDTGEPCPPGVIGELVNLTGPGNFRGYYNAPDAESERMTGGVYHSGDLAYRDDAGYVHFAGRLGDWMRVDGENLGTAPIERVLMRYPDVTEAAVYAIPDPAVGDRVMAALVMPEGATFDVNDFREFLTAQSDLGPKQWPAFVRVSTSLPRTETFKIIKRRLSAEALECADPVFEVRR, from the coding sequence GTGAACCAGCCGACCGTCACCGACCTGCTGGCGCGGCTGGCTGACGTCGACGATCGCGGCATCCATGCCGACGATGGCTCGTATTCGACCTGGCGCCAACATATTCAGGACGCCGCCGACCTGGCGGCGGCGTGCAAAGCGCGGCTCGATCCGGCCAAGCCACCGCATGTCGGCGTCCTGCTGGGCAACACGCCGTTCTTCTCGTCGCTGCTGGTGGCGGCCGCGATGTCCGGGCTGGTTCCGGTCGGGCTGAACCCGACCCGCCGCGGCGAGGCGCTGGCGCGCGACATCGAGACCGCCGACTGTCAGCTGGTCCTCGCCGACGGTGATCTCGATACTTACGGCGCCGGGTTCGCCCCGGAGGGTACGGCCGTTATCGACGTCGGTTCGCCGGAGTGGGCCGATGAGCTCGCACGGTTTCGCGGATCCCCGATCTCGTTCGCGCCCAGCACGTTCGACGACCTGTTCATGCTGATCTTCACCTCGGGCACCAGCGGCGACCCGAAGGCGGTGCGCTGCACCCACGAGAAGGTGGCTGTCCCGGGTGTGATGCTGTCCGAGAGATTCGGCCTCGGACCCGCCGACACCTGCTATCTGTCGATGCCGCTGTTCCACTCCAACGCGGTGATGGCGGGCTGGGCCGTCGCGGTGGCGGCAGGGGCATCGATTGCGTTGCGCCGCAAGTTCTCCGCTTCCCAGTTCATCCCTGACGCGCGCCGGTTCAACGCCACCTACGCCAATTACGTGGGCAAGCCGATGTCCTACATCCTGGCCACGCCGGTGCGGCCCGACGATGCCGACAACCCGCTGCGGGTCGTCTACGGCAATGAAGCCGCGCCGCGCGACATCGACCGGTTCGCCGCGCGGTTCGGCGTGACGGTGGTCGACGGGTTCGGATCCACCGAGGGCGGCGTCAACATCGCCCGCACCCCGGACACCCCCGAGGGTGCGCTGGGCCCACTGCCCGAAGGTCTCGAGATCGTCGACGTCGACACCGGCGAGCCGTGCCCGCCGGGGGTCATCGGCGAACTGGTGAACCTCACCGGTCCGGGCAACTTCCGCGGCTACTACAACGCCCCGGACGCCGAGTCGGAGCGGATGACCGGCGGCGTCTACCACAGCGGCGATCTGGCCTACCGTGACGACGCCGGCTACGTGCACTTCGCCGGCCGACTGGGCGACTGGATGCGGGTCGACGGCGAGAACCTGGGCACCGCACCGATCGAGCGGGTGCTGATGCGCTACCCCGATGTGACCGAGGCGGCGGTCTACGCCATCCCCGACCCGGCGGTCGGTGATCGGGTGATGGCCGCGCTGGTCATGCCCGAGGGCGCGACGTTCGACGTGAACGACTTCCGCGAGTTTCTGACCGCCCAAAGTGACCTCGGGCCCAAGCAGTGGCCGGCGTTCGTGCGGGTCAGCACATCGTTGCCGCGCACTGAGACGTTCAAGATCATCAAGCGCAGGCTGTCGGCCGAGGCGCTGGAGTGCGCCGACCCGGTGTTCGAGGTACGGCGCTAG
- a CDS encoding ferredoxin, with the protein MRVEVDRDRCEGNAVCVGIAPDLFELDDEDYVIVTKDPIPADQEALAEQSIAECPRAALTRKD; encoded by the coding sequence ATGCGAGTCGAAGTCGACCGTGATCGTTGTGAAGGTAACGCTGTCTGTGTGGGAATCGCGCCGGACCTCTTCGAACTGGACGACGAGGACTACGTGATCGTGACCAAGGATCCGATCCCCGCCGACCAGGAGGCGCTGGCCGAGCAGTCCATCGCCGAATGCCCTCGCGCAGCACTGACCCGCAAAGACTAG
- a CDS encoding 3-oxoacyl-ACP reductase, with the protein MTAEVTGDAADLTGRVAVVTGSASGLGRAEAIGLARSGATVVVNDMAKALDESDVLDEISAAGSKGVAVAGDISQRSTADELVSCADSLGGLSIVVNNAGITRDRMLFNMSDEDWDAVIAVHLRGHFLLTRNAATYWRNQAKDNGGSVYGRIINTTSEAGLSGPIGQANYGAAKAGITALTLTASRALGRYGVRANAIAPRARTAMTADVFGEAPDLAEGEVDPLSPEHVVTLVRFLASPASDKVNGQVFVVYGPSVALVAAPTTEHQFDADGAAWDPTTLGASMGAYFADRDPERTFGVMGLLRD; encoded by the coding sequence TTGACTGCAGAAGTGACCGGCGACGCCGCCGATCTGACCGGACGCGTCGCCGTGGTGACCGGTTCCGCCTCGGGCCTCGGCCGCGCCGAGGCCATCGGTCTGGCCCGCTCCGGCGCGACGGTCGTCGTCAATGACATGGCCAAGGCGCTCGATGAATCCGATGTTCTCGATGAGATCAGTGCCGCCGGCTCCAAAGGCGTCGCGGTCGCCGGCGACATCAGCCAGCGTTCGACCGCCGATGAGCTGGTGTCCTGCGCCGACTCACTCGGTGGACTGAGCATCGTCGTCAACAACGCCGGCATCACCCGCGACCGCATGCTGTTCAACATGTCCGACGAGGACTGGGACGCAGTCATCGCAGTGCACCTGCGCGGACACTTCCTGCTGACCCGCAACGCCGCCACATATTGGCGCAACCAGGCCAAGGACAACGGGGGATCGGTCTACGGCCGGATCATCAACACCACATCCGAAGCCGGGCTGTCGGGACCGATCGGCCAGGCCAACTACGGAGCCGCCAAGGCGGGCATCACGGCGCTGACGCTGACGGCGTCCCGCGCACTCGGCCGCTATGGTGTGCGGGCCAACGCGATCGCCCCGCGGGCGCGCACCGCGATGACCGCCGACGTATTCGGCGAGGCTCCTGATCTGGCCGAGGGTGAGGTCGATCCGCTGTCGCCCGAACACGTGGTGACACTCGTGCGCTTCTTGGCCTCGCCGGCCTCGGACAAGGTCAACGGACAGGTGTTCGTCGTGTACGGGCCGTCCGTCGCGTTGGTGGCTGCACCGACCACCGAGCATCAGTTCGATGCGGACGGGGCCGCGTGGGATCCGACGACACTGGGCGCCTCGATGGGGGCCTACTTTGCTGACCGCGATCCGGAGCGGACCTTCGGCGTGATGGGCCTGCTGCGCGACTGA
- a CDS encoding acyl-CoA dehydrogenase family protein: protein MDFTRTEAAQDLSGLVGTIVDAVCTPQHQRELDSLEQRFDTELWRKLIDADILSTAAPESVGGAGFGVLEQTAILAALGRQLAAVPYLESVVLGAGALGRVGTPELREQWAAPAVAGEKILTVALDGEWGQGPVQAAASGGGFRLTGTRTQVPFGPVADAFLVPAETDSGTKVFLVAKDDAGVSVTSLLTTGLNSAGELDLAGVEVGADRIVGDAEVLAWLSTHKTLGYTAFQLGVLERALELTAEYARTREQFDRPIGSFQAVSARLADDYIDIKGLGLALVQASWRLSEDLPADPEVATAAFWAAEAGHRVAHTTVHVHGGVGIDVDHQVHRYFLTAKQIEFALGGATTQLRQIGRELADTPA, encoded by the coding sequence ATGGACTTCACCAGAACAGAAGCGGCACAAGATCTTTCGGGCCTCGTCGGCACCATCGTCGACGCCGTCTGCACCCCCCAGCACCAACGTGAGCTGGACAGCCTCGAGCAGCGCTTCGACACCGAACTGTGGCGCAAGCTGATCGACGCCGACATCCTGTCCACTGCCGCACCGGAATCGGTGGGCGGCGCCGGGTTCGGTGTTCTGGAGCAGACGGCGATCCTGGCGGCGCTGGGCCGACAGCTGGCCGCGGTGCCCTACCTGGAGTCGGTCGTCCTCGGCGCGGGAGCGCTGGGCCGGGTCGGCACACCGGAACTGCGCGAGCAGTGGGCAGCCCCGGCAGTGGCCGGCGAGAAGATCCTGACCGTCGCCCTCGACGGCGAATGGGGCCAGGGCCCGGTGCAGGCCGCCGCCTCCGGCGGCGGGTTCCGGCTGACCGGCACCCGTACCCAGGTCCCGTTCGGTCCGGTGGCGGACGCGTTCCTGGTTCCCGCTGAAACCGATTCCGGCACGAAGGTCTTCCTGGTGGCCAAGGATGACGCGGGGGTATCGGTGACGTCGCTGCTGACCACGGGACTGAACAGCGCGGGCGAGCTCGACCTCGCCGGCGTCGAGGTCGGCGCCGACCGGATCGTCGGTGACGCCGAGGTGCTGGCGTGGTTGTCCACCCACAAGACGCTGGGGTACACCGCCTTCCAGCTCGGCGTGCTGGAGCGTGCGCTCGAGTTGACGGCCGAGTACGCCCGTACCCGCGAGCAGTTCGACCGGCCGATCGGTAGCTTCCAGGCGGTCTCCGCCCGGCTTGCCGACGACTACATCGACATCAAGGGCCTGGGCCTGGCGCTGGTGCAGGCCTCCTGGCGACTGTCGGAGGACCTGCCCGCCGACCCCGAAGTGGCCACCGCCGCGTTCTGGGCTGCCGAGGCGGGACACCGCGTCGCCCACACCACCGTGCACGTCCACGGCGGTGTCGGGATCGATGTCGACCACCAGGTGCACCGATACTTCCTCACTGCCAAGCAGATCGAGTTCGCACTCGGCGGCGCCACCACACAGCTGCGGCAGATCGGCCGTGAGCTGGCCGACACGCCGGCTTGA
- a CDS encoding acyl-CoA dehydrogenase, whose amino-acid sequence MRISYTPEQEELRRELRSYFGKLMTPERLEALTSTSGGEIGTGNIYRETVSQMGKDGWLTLNWPEEYGGQNRDPMDSLIFTDEAAIAGAPVPFLTINSVAPTIMAFGTEEQKKFYLPKIASGDLHFAIGYSEPGAGTDLAALRTTAVQDGDDYVVNGQKMWTSLIQYADYVWLAVRTNPEAKKHRGISVLIVPTTADGFSWTPVHTMAGVGTSATYYQDVRVPVSSRVGEENGGWKLVTNQLNHERVALVSAQPIFLALNQVREWAQNTKDAHGNRLIDSEWVQLNLARVLAKGEYLKLINWELASAKSGTLSPADASAAKVFGTELATEAYRLLMEILGPSATLRQDSPGALLRGRIERMHRAALILTFGGGTNEIQRDIIGMVALGLPRVNR is encoded by the coding sequence ATGCGGATCAGTTACACCCCCGAACAAGAGGAGCTGCGCCGCGAGCTGCGCTCGTACTTCGGCAAGCTGATGACGCCGGAACGCCTGGAAGCACTCACGTCGACCTCGGGCGGCGAGATCGGCACCGGCAACATCTACCGCGAGACCGTGTCCCAGATGGGTAAGGACGGCTGGCTCACGCTGAACTGGCCCGAGGAATACGGCGGCCAGAACCGCGACCCGATGGACTCCCTCATCTTCACCGACGAGGCGGCCATCGCCGGCGCGCCGGTGCCGTTCCTGACGATCAACAGCGTCGCGCCGACGATCATGGCGTTCGGCACCGAGGAGCAGAAGAAGTTCTACCTGCCCAAGATCGCCTCGGGCGACCTGCACTTCGCCATCGGCTATTCCGAGCCCGGCGCGGGCACCGACCTCGCGGCGTTGCGCACCACCGCGGTGCAGGACGGCGACGACTACGTGGTCAACGGTCAGAAGATGTGGACCAGCCTGATCCAGTACGCCGACTACGTTTGGCTGGCGGTGCGCACCAATCCCGAGGCGAAGAAGCACCGCGGCATCTCGGTGCTGATCGTGCCCACCACCGCCGACGGTTTCTCCTGGACTCCGGTGCACACGATGGCCGGCGTCGGCACGAGCGCCACCTACTACCAGGATGTGCGCGTACCGGTGAGCAGCAGGGTGGGCGAAGAGAACGGTGGCTGGAAGCTGGTCACCAACCAGCTCAACCACGAACGGGTGGCGCTGGTGTCGGCCCAGCCGATCTTCCTCGCGCTCAACCAGGTTCGAGAGTGGGCGCAGAACACCAAGGATGCCCACGGTAACCGCCTCATCGACTCCGAATGGGTGCAGCTCAACCTCGCCCGCGTGCTGGCCAAGGGCGAGTACCTCAAGCTGATCAACTGGGAGCTGGCCTCCGCCAAGAGCGGGACCCTCAGCCCCGCCGATGCCTCTGCGGCCAAGGTCTTCGGCACCGAACTGGCCACCGAGGCCTACCGGCTGCTGATGGAGATCCTCGGCCCCTCAGCCACCCTGCGCCAGGATTCGCCCGGCGCCCTTCTCCGCGGCCGGATCGAGCGGATGCACCGCGCGGCCCTGATCCTCACCTTCGGTGGCGGCACCAACGAGATCCAGCGCGACATCATCGGCATGGTCGCCTTGGGCCTGCCCCGAGTCAACCGCTGA